A single Symbiobacterium thermophilum IAM 14863 DNA region contains:
- a CDS encoding cysteine desulfurase, translating to MALDVARIRQDFPILHQEMNGHPLVYLDNAATTQKPRQVIQALVEYYEGYNANVHRGIHTLAERATEAYEEARAKIARFIGSPSPNQVVFTRNGTEALNMIAYGWLRHRLRPGDVIVTSGMEHHSNLLPWQQAAQATGAQIKYIELLPDGTLNQEHYDRLLSEGNVRFVAFSGASNVLGTLNPVKEMVAKAHAVGARVAVDAVQVVPHMPVNVVDWDADWIAVAGHKMLAPTGTGFLWGKMELLEEMEPTYFGGSMISEAHLTGAKWAQPPAKFEAGTPNIADFIAFGAAVDYLADLGMENVYAHEKALTEYAWERLSAIDGMRLFGPRQPRAGLISFEVAGIHPHDLSAVLNAEGVAIRVGHHCAQPLMEILDVPATNRASFYIYNTQAEVDRLVESILHAKEFFGA from the coding sequence TTGGCCCTGGATGTGGCCCGTATCCGGCAGGACTTTCCGATCCTTCACCAGGAGATGAACGGTCATCCCCTGGTTTACCTGGACAACGCAGCCACCACGCAGAAGCCGCGTCAGGTGATCCAGGCGCTTGTCGAATACTATGAGGGCTACAACGCCAACGTCCACCGCGGCATCCACACCCTGGCCGAGCGGGCCACGGAGGCCTACGAAGAGGCCCGGGCGAAGATCGCCCGCTTCATCGGCTCCCCCTCGCCCAACCAGGTGGTCTTTACCCGAAACGGCACCGAGGCCCTGAACATGATCGCCTACGGCTGGCTGCGCCACCGGCTGCGCCCGGGCGACGTGATCGTCACCTCGGGCATGGAGCACCACTCCAACCTCCTGCCGTGGCAGCAGGCCGCGCAGGCGACGGGCGCGCAGATCAAGTACATTGAGCTGCTGCCCGACGGCACCCTGAACCAGGAGCACTACGACCGGCTGCTGAGCGAGGGGAACGTGCGCTTCGTGGCCTTCTCCGGCGCCTCCAACGTGCTGGGCACCCTCAACCCGGTGAAGGAGATGGTGGCCAAGGCGCACGCGGTGGGGGCCAGGGTCGCGGTGGACGCCGTGCAGGTGGTTCCGCACATGCCGGTCAACGTGGTAGACTGGGATGCGGACTGGATCGCCGTGGCCGGGCATAAGATGCTCGCGCCCACCGGCACCGGCTTCCTCTGGGGCAAGATGGAGCTCCTGGAGGAGATGGAGCCCACCTACTTCGGCGGCTCGATGATCTCCGAGGCCCACCTCACCGGCGCCAAGTGGGCCCAGCCCCCGGCCAAGTTCGAGGCCGGCACCCCGAACATCGCAGACTTCATCGCCTTCGGGGCCGCCGTCGACTACCTGGCCGACCTGGGCATGGAGAACGTGTACGCCCACGAGAAGGCGCTCACGGAGTACGCCTGGGAACGGCTCTCCGCGATCGACGGCATGCGGCTCTTCGGTCCCCGGCAGCCCCGGGCGGGGCTGATCAGCTTCGAAGTGGCAGGCATCCACCCCCACGACCTGTCGGCCGTGCTCAACGCCGAAGGCGTCGCCATCCGGGTGGGGCACCACTGCGCCCAGCCGCTGATGGAGATCCTGGACGTGCCGGCCACCAACCGGGCGAGCTTTTATATCTACAATACGCAGGCGGAGGTCGACCGCCTGGTCGAGTCGATCCTCCACGCAAAGGAGTTTTTCGGAGCATGA
- the sufU gene encoding Fe-S cluster assembly sulfur transfer protein SufU, translated as MNNEARHPVNLSALYQQVILDHYKKPRNKGAVERAVLKKHLHNPTCGDDIEVQVSLGEDGRIDDVKWNGRGCSISMASASMMSVALKGKTLAEAQELMQSFYRMIQGEQGNYKALGEIQALSGVSKFPVRIKCATLAWHCLEEGIREYEGGDANG; from the coding sequence ATGAACAACGAAGCTCGGCATCCGGTGAACCTGAGCGCTCTGTACCAGCAGGTCATCCTCGATCATTACAAGAAGCCCCGCAACAAGGGCGCGGTGGAGCGTGCGGTGCTGAAGAAGCACCTGCACAACCCCACCTGCGGCGACGATATCGAGGTTCAGGTCAGCCTGGGAGAGGACGGCCGGATCGACGACGTCAAGTGGAACGGGCGCGGCTGCTCCATCTCGATGGCCAGCGCCTCCATGATGTCGGTCGCCCTCAAGGGGAAGACGCTGGCGGAGGCCCAGGAGCTGATGCAGAGCTTCTACAGGATGATTCAGGGCGAGCAGGGCAACTACAAGGCCCTCGGCGAGATTCAGGCGCTCTCGGGCGTCAGCAAGTTCCCCGTGCGCATCAAGTGCGCCACCCTCGCCTGGCACTGCCTGGAAGAGGGCATCAGGGAGTACGAAGGAGGGGACGCGAATGGTTAG
- the sufB gene encoding Fe-S cluster assembly protein SufB encodes MVSQPRDIVGEYKYGFRDPENYVFKSDKGLTREIVESISRFKNEPEWMREIRLKAFEVFHAKPLPTWGVDLSAIDFQNIHYFVRATERQGRSWDEVPEDIKRTFDRLGIPEAERKFLAGVSAQYESEVVYHNIRKDLEAQGVLFCDMDTAVREYPHIVKEYFGTVVPMTDNKFAALNTAVWSGGSFIYVPPGVTVEIPLQAYFRINTENMGQFERTLIIVDEGANVHYVEGCTAPIYSTDSLHAAVVEIIVKKGGRCRYTTIQNWSTNVYNLVTKRAVAYDDAVMEWVDGNIGSKVTMKYPAIYLMGPGARGDVISIAVASKGMIQDAGAKIYHFAPDTSSRITSKSISREGGNATYRGHILVEPQAERAKVKVECDALIFDDGSESHTIPYMDIKNSNVTIEHEATVSKVSEEQLFYLMSRGLSEEQALAMIVMGFIEPFAKELPMEYAVELNRLIEMEMEGSVG; translated from the coding sequence ATGGTTAGCCAGCCGCGCGACATCGTCGGTGAGTATAAATACGGGTTCCGCGACCCGGAGAATTACGTCTTCAAGTCCGACAAGGGGCTGACCCGCGAGATCGTCGAGTCGATCTCCCGGTTCAAGAACGAGCCCGAGTGGATGCGGGAGATCCGGCTGAAGGCCTTCGAGGTCTTCCACGCCAAGCCGCTCCCCACCTGGGGCGTGGATCTCTCGGCCATCGACTTCCAGAACATCCACTACTTCGTCCGCGCCACCGAGCGGCAGGGCCGCTCCTGGGACGAGGTGCCGGAGGACATCAAGCGGACCTTCGACCGGCTGGGCATCCCCGAGGCCGAGCGGAAGTTCCTGGCCGGCGTGTCGGCGCAGTACGAGTCCGAGGTCGTCTACCACAACATCCGCAAGGACCTGGAGGCGCAGGGCGTCCTGTTCTGCGACATGGACACCGCGGTGCGGGAGTACCCGCACATCGTGAAGGAGTACTTCGGCACCGTCGTGCCGATGACCGACAACAAGTTCGCGGCGCTGAACACCGCGGTCTGGTCGGGCGGCTCCTTCATCTACGTGCCGCCCGGGGTCACGGTGGAGATTCCGCTGCAGGCCTACTTCCGCATCAACACGGAGAACATGGGCCAGTTCGAGCGGACCCTGATCATCGTCGACGAAGGGGCCAACGTCCACTACGTCGAGGGCTGCACCGCCCCCATCTACTCCACCGACTCGCTGCACGCGGCCGTCGTGGAGATCATCGTGAAGAAGGGCGGCCGCTGCCGCTACACCACGATCCAGAACTGGTCCACCAACGTCTACAACCTGGTGACCAAGCGGGCCGTGGCGTACGACGACGCGGTCATGGAGTGGGTCGACGGCAACATCGGCTCCAAGGTGACGATGAAGTACCCGGCCATCTACCTGATGGGCCCCGGGGCCCGGGGCGATGTCATCTCCATCGCCGTCGCCTCGAAGGGCATGATCCAGGACGCCGGCGCGAAGATCTATCACTTCGCCCCCGACACCTCCTCCCGCATCACCTCCAAGTCCATCTCCCGGGAGGGCGGCAACGCCACCTACCGCGGCCACATCCTGGTGGAGCCGCAGGCCGAGCGGGCCAAGGTCAAGGTGGAGTGCGACGCGCTGATCTTCGACGACGGCTCCGAGTCCCACACCATCCCGTATATGGACATCAAGAACTCCAACGTCACCATCGAGCACGAGGCCACCGTCTCGAAGGTCTCCGAGGAGCAGCTCTTCTACCTGATGAGCCGCGGCCTCTCCGAGGAGCAGGCCCTGGCGATGATCGTGATGGGCTTCATCGAGCCCTTCGCCAAGGAGCTGCCCATGGAGTACGCGGTCGAGCTGAACCGGCTCATCGAGATGGAGATGGAGGGCTCGGTCGGCTAA
- a CDS encoding bifunctional 3-phenylpropionate/cinnamic acid dioxygenase ferredoxin subunit, with translation MALVKVAELGEIPPGGRKRVLVKRHPIALFHLEDGFYAIDDTCTHAEASLCEGQLMGDQVACPLHGARFDIRTGKALTLPAVTPVTTYPVVVQGNDILVEV, from the coding sequence ATGGCGCTGGTCAAGGTCGCAGAGCTCGGCGAAATTCCCCCCGGCGGGCGCAAGCGGGTGCTGGTGAAGCGCCATCCCATCGCCCTCTTCCACCTGGAGGACGGGTTCTACGCCATCGACGACACCTGCACCCACGCGGAGGCCTCGCTCTGCGAGGGCCAGCTGATGGGCGACCAGGTGGCCTGCCCGCTGCACGGGGCCCGGTTCGACATCCGCACCGGGAAGGCGCTCACCCTCCCGGCGGTCACCCCGGTGACAACCTATCCGGTGGTCGTGCAGGGGAACGATATTCTGGTGGAGGTGTGA
- a CDS encoding metal-sulfur cluster assembly factor: MAEITKEQVLKVLERVNDPELRVNIVDLGLVYDVEITEDNNVGIDMTLTYPGCPIGPLIQMQVEAALKSIPGVNQVDVRFVWDPPWTPDRMSERLKKARQMGLI, from the coding sequence TTGGCGGAGATCACCAAGGAGCAGGTCCTGAAGGTGCTCGAGCGGGTAAACGACCCCGAGCTGCGGGTCAACATCGTAGACCTGGGGCTCGTTTACGACGTGGAGATCACCGAGGACAACAACGTCGGCATCGACATGACGCTGACGTATCCGGGCTGCCCGATCGGGCCCCTGATCCAGATGCAGGTGGAGGCCGCGCTGAAGTCCATCCCGGGCGTGAACCAGGTCGACGTGCGGTTCGTCTGGGATCCGCCCTGGACCCCGGACCGGATGAGCGAACGGCTGAAGAAGGCCCGGCAAATGGGGTTGATCTGA
- a CDS encoding TnsA endonuclease N-terminal domain-containing protein: MHPTSGIQQVPGGWTGHGKVYPYEFRSQKIPGGAGTCRSPLEERLFRALARNPAVLSFAVRPMRIAFHVGPKAHHFTPDVLVQYADGRKVLVVVKPGQTVPDPAEQAMFKAAADYAAAHGMAFEVWTGPRWVSATDPRGGNGDFDIATAARLQTEAAAADQPHRREPAKGTLTFWTVIVVVVVLVMLMRLAH, translated from the coding sequence GTGCACCCAACCAGCGGTATCCAACAGGTTCCGGGCGGATGGACGGGCCACGGGAAGGTCTACCCGTACGAGTTTCGCTCGCAGAAGATTCCGGGGGGTGCGGGCACCTGCCGATCCCCGCTGGAGGAGCGGCTGTTCCGGGCGCTGGCCCGAAACCCTGCCGTCCTCTCGTTCGCGGTCCGGCCGATGCGCATCGCCTTCCATGTCGGTCCGAAGGCCCACCACTTCACGCCGGACGTTCTGGTGCAATACGCCGACGGGCGGAAGGTTCTGGTTGTGGTGAAGCCGGGCCAGACGGTTCCGGATCCGGCGGAGCAGGCGATGTTCAAGGCCGCGGCCGACTATGCCGCTGCGCACGGCATGGCCTTCGAGGTGTGGACCGGACCGCGGTGGGTGTCGGCGACGGACCCACGCGGCGGGAATGGAGACTTCGACATCGCCACCGCGGCCAGGCTGCAGACCGAAGCCGCCGCTGCGGATCAGCCCCACCGCCGGGAGCCGGCGAAAGGGACCCTGACGTTCTGGACCGTGATCGTTGTTGTCGTCGTGCTGGTGATGCTGATGCGTCTTGCCCACTAG
- a CDS encoding RNA polymerase sigma factor, with the protein MASLYNTYRLQAYQTALVVLQDPHLADDVVQEAFIRAFREIGRCDPDRPFAPWIARIVINLSRNALRSRRFLPLPARDRHGTLEPRYAASEARVDLWPVLQRLTRAHREVLLLRYFHGFTEPEIAEILGLPVGTVKSRLHAARQAVRRHLNATDEMSGKEMTPDG; encoded by the coding sequence ATGGCATCGCTGTACAACACCTATCGGCTGCAGGCGTACCAGACGGCGCTCGTCGTCCTCCAGGACCCCCACCTGGCGGATGACGTGGTTCAGGAGGCGTTTATCCGGGCCTTCCGCGAGATCGGCCGCTGCGACCCCGACCGGCCGTTTGCGCCCTGGATCGCCCGCATCGTCATCAACCTGTCCCGCAACGCCCTTCGCAGCCGGCGCTTCCTGCCGCTGCCGGCGCGGGACCGGCACGGAACCCTTGAACCCAGATACGCCGCATCGGAGGCCAGGGTGGACCTGTGGCCGGTCCTGCAACGGCTCACCCGAGCCCACCGCGAAGTGCTGCTGCTCCGGTACTTCCACGGGTTCACCGAACCGGAGATCGCGGAGATCCTCGGGCTCCCCGTGGGCACGGTGAAGTCGCGGCTGCACGCCGCGCGGCAGGCGGTGCGGCGGCATCTGAATGCAACCGACGAGATGAGCGGAAAGGAGATGACGCCCGATGGCTGA
- a CDS encoding alpha/beta hydrolase, translating into MSTTPLQVLPGAEPLYSVGSRIGVLVSHGFTGSPQSMRFLAEGFARAGYTVAMPRLTGHGTTPAEMAASTASDWTADIVAAMRWLEERCDVLFMTGLSMGGALTVWAAGQFPERFAGIMPINAALRMESPDLAALAFNPDAPAELPGIGSDIKAEGVKELAYPVTPVPAIKHLITIGAVAEMLLPRVKCPALIIQSREDHVVPPHNGELIYNGIGSTEKELLWLENSYHVATLDNDKELILERSLAFIRKHS; encoded by the coding sequence ATGTCGACGACGCCCCTTCAGGTCCTCCCCGGCGCAGAGCCGCTGTACAGCGTCGGCAGCCGCATCGGGGTCCTCGTCTCCCACGGGTTCACGGGTTCACCGCAGTCGATGCGCTTCCTGGCCGAAGGCTTCGCCCGGGCAGGCTACACGGTGGCCATGCCCCGCCTGACGGGACACGGTACCACGCCGGCCGAGATGGCGGCATCCACCGCGTCCGACTGGACCGCGGACATCGTGGCGGCAATGCGCTGGCTGGAGGAGCGGTGCGACGTCCTCTTCATGACCGGCCTCTCCATGGGCGGTGCCCTGACGGTCTGGGCCGCGGGCCAGTTCCCGGAGCGATTCGCCGGCATCATGCCCATCAACGCCGCGCTCCGGATGGAGTCGCCCGACCTGGCTGCGCTGGCCTTCAACCCGGACGCGCCGGCGGAGCTGCCGGGCATCGGCAGCGACATCAAGGCCGAGGGCGTGAAGGAGCTGGCCTATCCGGTGACCCCGGTGCCGGCCATCAAGCACCTGATCACCATCGGCGCCGTCGCCGAGATGCTCCTGCCCCGGGTCAAGTGCCCCGCCCTGATCATCCAGTCCCGGGAGGACCACGTGGTGCCGCCCCACAACGGCGAGCTGATCTACAACGGCATCGGCAGCACCGAGAAGGAGCTGCTCTGGCTGGAGAACTCCTACCACGTCGCGACCCTGGACAACGACAAAGAGCTCATCCTGGAGCGTTCGCTGGCGTTCATCCGGAAGCACAGCTGA
- a CDS encoding ANTAR domain-containing response regulator has protein sequence MRPVRLVVAVHHPEERTRLSAALTGPDRVVVGTTGNGPAAISLVRQLRPDVALVDCRLEGLDGLAAARQLLLDRCAAVVVMIQLHHLSRAYDLIELGAAGCLIKPCSPEQVGLAVLAAARRREEWLTLARRAETAERRLAERRHVERAKALLLEQENLSEEEAYRRLRQLSMRTRRTMGDVAHTLLLNASLRPSRGAENPLA, from the coding sequence ATGCGTCCGGTGCGGCTGGTGGTGGCGGTCCATCATCCCGAGGAGCGTACCCGTCTGAGCGCCGCGCTCACCGGCCCGGACCGGGTCGTGGTCGGCACGACCGGCAACGGGCCGGCCGCCATCTCCCTGGTCCGGCAGCTCCGTCCCGACGTCGCCCTGGTGGACTGCCGGCTCGAAGGGCTGGACGGTCTGGCGGCGGCCCGGCAGCTGCTGCTCGACCGCTGCGCGGCGGTGGTGGTGATGATCCAGCTCCATCATCTCTCCCGGGCGTACGACCTGATCGAACTGGGCGCGGCCGGCTGTTTGATCAAGCCCTGCTCTCCCGAGCAGGTGGGACTGGCGGTGCTGGCGGCAGCGCGCCGGCGGGAGGAGTGGCTCACCCTGGCGCGGCGCGCCGAGACCGCCGAGCGGCGGCTCGCCGAGCGCAGGCATGTGGAGCGGGCGAAGGCGCTGCTGCTGGAGCAGGAAAACCTCAGCGAGGAGGAAGCCTACCGCCGCCTGCGGCAACTCAGCATGCGGACCCGCCGGACCATGGGCGATGTCGCACACACGCTGCTCCTGAACGCGTCGCTGCGCCCCTCCCGGGGCGCGGAAAACCCCCTGGCCTGA
- a CDS encoding cytochrome-c peroxidase, giving the protein MFRRTRMMALVGALVLVMAVGCSSSSTKSTGQLTEVRQGSFATIVAAPENPDNPTTPEKVELGKLLFFDPRLSSSGVISCATCHNLGLAGTDRLPTSIGHGFQRTPRNAPTVLNAAFFQNQFWDGRAQGLEEQAKGPIQAEAEMNMPADMAVERIKSIKGYHEYFEKAFPGEEDPITFDNIVKAIAAFERTLITPNDALDRYLRGDKNALSPQAIRGMETFERIGCTSCHAGPALSSGAMMKFDWGSDPGKASWTNNPQDEKFFRVQTLRNVSLTGPYFHDGSVETLEEAVTIMARVQLGYELSDQERDDIVAFLRSLVGEMPQVEVPVLPAE; this is encoded by the coding sequence ATGTTTCGACGGACGCGCATGATGGCGCTGGTCGGAGCTCTCGTCCTTGTGATGGCCGTTGGCTGCAGCTCGAGCTCCACCAAGTCGACGGGTCAGCTTACCGAAGTTCGCCAAGGCAGCTTCGCCACCATCGTCGCAGCGCCCGAGAACCCGGACAACCCCACCACCCCCGAGAAGGTCGAGCTGGGCAAGCTGCTCTTCTTCGATCCCCGGCTCAGCAGCAGCGGCGTGATCTCCTGCGCGACCTGTCACAACCTCGGGCTGGCCGGCACGGACCGTCTCCCGACCTCGATCGGTCACGGCTTCCAGAGGACCCCGCGCAACGCCCCCACGGTGCTGAACGCGGCGTTCTTCCAGAACCAGTTCTGGGACGGCCGCGCGCAGGGCCTGGAGGAGCAGGCGAAGGGCCCGATCCAGGCCGAGGCCGAGATGAACATGCCCGCCGACATGGCCGTGGAGCGGATCAAGTCGATCAAGGGCTACCACGAATACTTCGAGAAGGCCTTCCCCGGCGAGGAGGATCCCATCACCTTCGACAACATCGTGAAGGCGATCGCCGCCTTCGAGCGCACCCTGATCACGCCCAACGACGCGCTGGACCGCTACCTGCGCGGCGACAAGAATGCGCTCTCGCCGCAGGCCATCCGCGGCATGGAGACCTTTGAGCGCATCGGCTGCACCTCCTGCCACGCCGGCCCGGCGCTCTCCAGCGGTGCGATGATGAAGTTCGACTGGGGCAGCGACCCCGGCAAGGCGAGCTGGACCAACAACCCGCAGGACGAGAAGTTCTTCCGGGTGCAGACCCTGCGCAACGTCTCGCTGACCGGCCCGTACTTCCACGACGGTTCGGTGGAGACCCTGGAGGAGGCCGTGACCATCATGGCCCGGGTGCAGCTCGGCTACGAGCTCAGCGACCAGGAGCGGGACGACATCGTCGCCTTCCTGCGGTCCCTGGTGGGCGAGATGCCCCAGGTCGAGGTGCCGGTGCTGCCGGCCGAATAG